A stretch of the Campylobacter concisus genome encodes the following:
- a CDS encoding ABC transporter ATP-binding protein — translation MNNFGLKDVLKRFGPYFKDYIPHFILAFIGMALASGGTAVSAYLVEPVLNKIFVEKNETLLYMLPCAIIAIYVLKNIGTFMQAYFTAYIGQDTIRRFREKMVENLLNLDMKFFNDFRTGELISRTTNDIERIRSIVSSIIPELIRELVTILGLLCVVIYQSPKLAFFALVVMPLAIYPISRLAKKMKKISKKSQEKTSDITSALSEIFTNIEIIKANNAQKYEHSRFIDENNKFFKLNLKTVKIEQLVSPLMETIGSIGVAAVIIIGGKDVIDGNINMGAFFSFLTALFMLYTPLKRIVNIYNKMQDAIAASERTFFLMDKVSQIKDGEKVLSEEINLIKFNDVRLSYGDKEVLKGINLEANKSEFIALVGSSGGGKTSLMNLLMRFYDVNSGEILINDTNLKDIKIHSLRQNIGLVTQRVYIFNDTIAKNVAYGREFDEEAVVNALKMANAYEFVSKLDDGIHTILNEFGTNLSGGQRQRIAIARALYQNPQILIFDEATSALDNESEKEITKAINNLRSKKIIFVIAHRLSTVENADKIAVLSDGKIIDSGSDEELSKRNEIYARLKGKALV, via the coding sequence ATGAATAACTTTGGCTTAAAAGATGTGCTAAAGCGCTTTGGTCCATATTTTAAAGACTACATTCCACACTTTATCCTAGCCTTCATCGGCATGGCTCTCGCAAGTGGCGGAACAGCAGTCAGTGCGTATCTAGTAGAGCCAGTACTTAATAAAATTTTTGTTGAAAAAAATGAAACACTGCTTTATATGCTGCCATGTGCGATTATTGCAATTTATGTGTTAAAAAATATAGGTACATTTATGCAGGCTTATTTTACGGCATATATTGGGCAAGATACGATTAGAAGATTTCGTGAAAAGATGGTCGAAAATTTACTAAATTTGGACATGAAATTTTTTAATGATTTTAGAACAGGAGAGCTAATAAGCAGAACCACGAACGATATAGAGCGCATAAGATCTATTGTTTCAAGCATCATACCCGAGCTTATTAGAGAGCTTGTAACTATCTTGGGTCTGCTTTGTGTAGTCATCTATCAAAGCCCTAAATTAGCATTTTTTGCACTTGTTGTTATGCCATTAGCGATTTATCCGATCTCACGCCTTGCTAAAAAGATGAAAAAGATCTCAAAAAAATCACAAGAAAAGACATCTGATATCACCTCAGCCTTGAGCGAAATTTTTACAAATATCGAGATAATTAAAGCAAATAACGCTCAAAAATACGAGCACTCACGTTTTATTGATGAAAATAATAAATTTTTTAAACTAAATCTTAAAACTGTAAAAATTGAGCAACTAGTAAGCCCGCTAATGGAAACAATTGGCTCAATAGGTGTAGCTGCTGTCATCATAATAGGCGGCAAAGACGTCATCGACGGAAATATAAACATGGGTGCTTTTTTTTCATTTTTAACTGCACTTTTCATGCTCTACACCCCTCTAAAACGTATCGTAAATATATACAATAAAATGCAGGATGCGATCGCAGCAAGTGAGAGAACCTTTTTCTTGATGGATAAAGTAAGCCAGATAAAAGATGGCGAAAAAGTATTAAGTGAAGAGATAAATTTAATTAAATTTAATGATGTCCGCCTAAGCTACGGCGACAAAGAGGTCTTAAAAGGGATAAATTTAGAGGCAAATAAATCAGAATTTATAGCCCTTGTTGGCTCAAGTGGTGGCGGAAAAACCTCGCTCATGAATCTACTTATGAGATTTTACGACGTAAATAGCGGCGAAATTTTAATAAATGATACAAATTTAAAAGATATCAAGATCCACTCACTTCGCCAAAATATTGGCCTTGTAACACAGCGTGTCTATATCTTTAATGATACGATTGCTAAAAATGTAGCTTATGGCAGAGAATTTGACGAAGAAGCAGTCGTAAATGCTCTAAAAATGGCAAATGCCTATGAGTTTGTAAGCAAGCTTGATGATGGTATCCACACCATTTTAAACGAATTTGGCACCAACCTCTCAGGCGGTCAAAGACAGCGCATCGCCATAGCTAGAGCACTTTATCAAAACCCACAAATCCTCATCTTTGACGAGGCTACTTCAGCGCTTGATAACGAGAGCGAAAAAGAGATCACAAAAGCGATAAATAATCTAAGAAGCAAAAAGATCATCTTTGTCATCGCTCACCGCCTTAGCACGGTTGAAAATGCCGATAAGATCGCAGTTTTAAGTGATGGCAAGA